The following are encoded together in the Colius striatus isolate bColStr4 chromosome 5, bColStr4.1.hap1, whole genome shotgun sequence genome:
- the COMMD3 gene encoding COMM domain-containing protein 3 codes for MELSAYARGGWRLLGDPHRFPRRSYAALLRAAFRSLLEHPQAGLDDPDLKDIDPTVLKHCHAAAVTCILEAGKQQADISAISTCLEDCKLDKERIEQFCTEYQKNKDALEILLGSIGRSPLHITDVAWRLEYQIKSNQLHKTYQPSYLVTLNVESCDSGSHPDVTFSCTMEQLQDLVGKLKDAAKSLERASQM; via the exons ATGGAGCTGTCGGCGTACGCGCGGGGTGGGTGGCGGCTGCTGGGGGACCCCCACCGCTTCCCGCGCCGCTCCTACGCCGCTCTCCTTCGCGCCGCATTCCGCAGCCTCCTCGAGCACCCGCAAGCCGGGCTGG ACGATCCAGACCTGAAAGATATTGACCCAACGGTATTAAAACATTGCCATGCCGCAGCTGTGACGTGTATTCTGGAGGCAGGGAAGCAGCAAGCCGACATATCTGCTATAAG CACGTGTCTTGAGGACTGTAAACTGGACAAAGAGAGAATAGAGCAGTTCTGCACCGAATATCAG aaaaacAAGGATGCCTTGGAAATCCTATTGGGAAG CATAGGCAGATCTCCTCTCCATATAACTGATGTGGCTTGGCGCTTGGAATATCAAATCAAG AGCAATCAACTTCACAAAACTTACCAGCCTTCCTACTTGGTGACCTTAAATGTAGAG AGCTGTGATTCAGGATCACACCCAGATGTTACATTTAGTTGTACGATGGAGCAATTACAG GATTTAGTTGGAAAACTAAAAGATGCTGCAAAAAGTCTAGAAAGAGCAAGTCAGATGTGA